The following are from one region of the Actinoplanes sp. L3-i22 genome:
- a CDS encoding SigE family RNA polymerase sigma factor: MVEDFGSFVRDRTSALLRYGFVLSGNPHDAADLAQEALVRLGERWLKVSAQGDPEGYVRTTMARLHISWWRRRRREHPVLVLPEQSYVDAGIAEAEGDLGLWHAVTALPPRQRAVLMLRYHEQLSDEEIARLLGVSRGTVRSQAARGLDKLREVAESRVDGAAVRGPAARGRDQVREVAESPVARQVSGR, encoded by the coding sequence GTGGTCGAGGACTTCGGGTCGTTCGTCCGTGACCGTACGTCTGCGCTGCTGCGTTATGGCTTCGTCCTGTCGGGCAATCCCCATGACGCCGCCGATCTGGCGCAGGAGGCGCTGGTCCGGTTGGGCGAGCGGTGGTTGAAGGTCAGCGCGCAGGGCGATCCGGAGGGCTACGTTCGCACGACGATGGCGCGGCTGCACATCAGTTGGTGGCGTCGTCGCCGGCGGGAGCATCCGGTGCTGGTCCTGCCGGAGCAGAGCTACGTCGACGCCGGCATCGCCGAGGCCGAGGGCGATCTCGGTCTGTGGCATGCGGTGACCGCCCTGCCGCCCCGCCAGCGGGCGGTTCTCATGCTGCGCTACCACGAGCAGCTCAGCGACGAGGAGATCGCCCGGTTGCTGGGGGTTTCCCGGGGAACGGTGCGCAGCCAGGCCGCTCGGGGCCTGGACAAGCTGCGCGAGGTTGCCGAGTCGCGGGTGGACGGGGCAGCGGTGCGCGGTCCGGCCGCTCGGGGCCGGGACCAGGTGCGCGAGGTCGCCGAGTCGCCGGTTGCCAGACAAGTCAGTGGGAGGTAG
- a CDS encoding LLM class flavin-dependent oxidoreductase, which yields MDIGVLLPTGIAAGAGDDPRELIAFGRTAEGFGLSSLFVNDSLISPRIEALTMLAALAATTATATLGTGALLPFLRRPIQAAQALASIDLLSGGRLAVAVGAGFPGRFGRPFYTLSEVPWQRRFARLDETVALWRALWAGATEFHGEFFRYDDIPPATQPFRAGGPPIWLGGATPAALVRTGRGYDGWLPYPPDPADYAAGLLEIHKAATDAGRATGAITPALFVTALIDEDEDRAGRQIEQYATTTYGMPLTELNKIQAVVAGSPDRVRAAVNQYIDAGARHIVVRLGGLGLRSQHQQLERVASLVPAWRHHAALLP from the coding sequence GTGGACATAGGTGTACTACTTCCGACCGGTATTGCAGCGGGCGCCGGCGACGACCCGCGTGAGCTGATCGCCTTCGGTCGTACGGCCGAGGGGTTCGGACTTTCCTCGCTGTTCGTCAACGACTCCCTGATCAGCCCGCGCATCGAGGCCCTGACGATGCTGGCCGCGCTGGCCGCGACCACGGCCACCGCGACGCTGGGCACCGGTGCGCTACTTCCGTTCCTGCGCCGGCCGATACAGGCCGCACAGGCGCTGGCATCGATCGATCTTCTCTCCGGTGGCCGGCTGGCCGTGGCGGTCGGTGCCGGTTTCCCCGGCCGCTTCGGGCGACCGTTCTACACCCTGTCCGAGGTTCCGTGGCAGCGGCGCTTCGCCCGGCTGGACGAGACCGTCGCGCTGTGGCGCGCGCTGTGGGCCGGGGCCACCGAATTCCACGGCGAGTTCTTCCGGTACGACGACATCCCGCCGGCGACCCAGCCGTTCCGCGCCGGGGGACCGCCGATCTGGCTCGGTGGTGCCACACCTGCCGCGCTGGTGCGCACCGGGCGAGGCTACGACGGATGGTTGCCGTATCCGCCCGACCCGGCCGACTACGCCGCCGGCCTGCTCGAGATCCACAAGGCGGCGACCGACGCCGGCCGCGCGACCGGGGCGATCACGCCCGCGCTGTTCGTGACCGCGCTGATCGACGAGGACGAGGACCGCGCCGGCAGGCAGATCGAGCAGTACGCCACCACTACCTACGGCATGCCGCTCACCGAACTCAACAAGATCCAGGCCGTCGTCGCCGGCTCGCCCGATCGGGTTCGCGCCGCCGTCAACCAGTACATCGACGCCGGGGCCCGCCACATCGTCGTCCGGCTCGGCGGGCTCGGCCTACGCTCGCAACACCAGCAATTGGAACGGGTGGCGAGTCTCGTCCCCGCATGGAGACACCACGCAGCGTTGCTGCCGTGA
- a CDS encoding helix-turn-helix domain-containing protein codes for MDFPRVLRERRTERRISQLEMASRAGTTQRHLSFIESGRSVPGRAMVVRLAETLNLSLRERNELLLAAGYAPAYPQTPLDDAALAPVRAALGHILAGHQPYPALIVDRSGAMVAANDAFGLIVAGASADLVGPGRNVYRLALHPDGIAPRIRNLAEWGRHILDRLGHATELRDELSKYVPELEPSSGQLGFAVPLQLDSPYGLLHLITTVMTFATATDITLAELKIEAFLPADAATAKALHEASLALVKGHEGRGDP; via the coding sequence ATGGACTTTCCCCGGGTGCTGCGGGAACGGCGTACCGAGCGGCGCATCAGCCAGCTCGAGATGGCCTCCCGGGCCGGTACCACCCAGCGGCACCTGAGCTTCATCGAGTCGGGCCGGTCGGTTCCGGGCCGCGCCATGGTGGTGCGTCTCGCGGAAACGCTGAATCTGTCGCTGCGGGAGCGTAACGAGTTGTTGCTGGCCGCGGGCTACGCGCCGGCCTACCCGCAGACGCCGCTCGACGATGCCGCGCTGGCGCCGGTGCGGGCCGCGCTCGGGCACATCCTTGCCGGGCACCAGCCGTACCCGGCGCTGATCGTCGACCGTAGCGGGGCCATGGTCGCGGCGAACGACGCGTTCGGCCTGATCGTCGCGGGTGCCTCAGCCGATCTGGTCGGCCCGGGTCGCAACGTGTACCGCTTGGCGCTGCACCCGGACGGTATCGCGCCGCGCATCCGCAACCTCGCCGAATGGGGGCGCCACATTCTGGACCGCCTCGGGCATGCGACGGAGCTTCGCGACGAGCTGTCGAAGTATGTGCCCGAGCTGGAACCGTCCTCCGGGCAGCTGGGGTTCGCGGTACCGCTGCAACTGGACTCGCCCTACGGCCTGCTGCATCTGATCACCACCGTGATGACATTCGCGACGGCGACCGACATCACGCTCGCGGAACTCAAGATCGAAGCGTTCCTGCCGGCTGACGCCGCCACCGCGAAGGCGTTGCATGAGGCGTCGCTCGCCCTCGTCAAGGGTCACGAGGGGCGCGGTGACCCTTGA
- a CDS encoding NAD(P)-dependent oxidoreductase, with amino-acid sequence MSALLLGGAGFIGLHLARRLLADGHQVTIVDDFSRGRRDSDLDAARAHPNLRVISADLTDPGTYAALPHGWDQIYLLAAVVGVRNVEQDPARVVRVNTLVAMHLLDWVAPGERVFFASTSEVYAGGVDAGVVGVPTAEDVPAMISDITAPRFAYAVSKLLGEAAFLHTARARGFDAVVGRFHNVYGPRMGADHVVPEMSLRAAGGEDPFRVPGADQYRAFCHVDDAVEAMLRLMATPEAAGQIVHIGNDREETNIGDLAKLVLRVAQAGPAIETSPAPPGSVHRRCPDLSKLRRLTGYEPAVTLEEGVRSTFAWYRANGAPS; translated from the coding sequence GTGAGCGCCCTGCTGCTCGGCGGCGCCGGGTTCATCGGCCTGCACCTGGCCCGCCGGCTGCTCGCCGACGGCCACCAGGTCACCATCGTCGACGACTTCTCCCGCGGCCGGCGCGACAGCGACCTGGACGCGGCGCGCGCCCACCCGAACCTGCGGGTGATCTCGGCGGACCTGACCGACCCCGGCACGTACGCCGCCCTGCCGCACGGCTGGGACCAGATCTACCTGCTCGCGGCCGTGGTCGGGGTCCGCAACGTGGAACAGGACCCGGCCCGGGTGGTCCGGGTCAACACGCTGGTGGCGATGCACCTGCTCGACTGGGTGGCCCCCGGCGAACGGGTCTTCTTCGCCTCCACCAGCGAGGTCTACGCCGGTGGCGTGGACGCCGGCGTGGTCGGCGTGCCCACCGCCGAGGACGTCCCGGCGATGATCTCCGACATCACGGCGCCCCGATTCGCGTACGCGGTCAGCAAGCTGCTCGGCGAAGCCGCGTTCCTGCACACCGCCCGGGCCCGCGGCTTCGACGCGGTGGTCGGGCGCTTCCACAACGTGTACGGGCCACGGATGGGCGCCGACCACGTCGTACCGGAGATGTCGCTGCGCGCGGCCGGCGGCGAGGACCCGTTCCGGGTGCCCGGCGCCGACCAGTACCGGGCGTTCTGCCACGTCGACGACGCGGTCGAGGCGATGCTGCGGCTGATGGCCACCCCCGAGGCGGCCGGGCAGATCGTGCACATCGGCAACGACCGCGAGGAGACCAACATCGGCGACCTGGCCAAACTGGTGCTGCGGGTGGCCCAGGCCGGCCCGGCGATCGAGACCAGCCCGGCGCCGCCCGGCTCGGTGCACCGGCGCTGCCCCGACCTGAGCAAGCTGCGCCGGCTGACCGGCTACGAGCCGGCCGTCACCCTCGAGGAGGGTGTCCGCTCGACGTTCGCCTGGTACCGCGCGAACGGGGCCCCGTCATGA
- a CDS encoding nucleotide sugar dehydrogenase yields the protein MPMTIGVVGLGYVGLTLTAALAAKDFTVYGADASPQVIDTLSQGRSHIFEPGVEEIFASEVGRRIHVAAELPRGVVDVAVISVSTPVDDATRRPDLTNLAAAARAVAASCRPGTLVVVRSTVPVGTSRRIVLPELRAAWGEDVRLVMAPERTIQGQALRELVELPQVIGGLDAASLRAGVEFFAGLAQSIVEVSSLEAAELVKLSNNCHTDLIYSYGNEVALIAEQHGLDPLEVLRATNLDYPRPDLAKPGYVGGGCLSKDPYIMLESAGDYQPFLIGRARELNEFLPVHVAGTVVRLLREARGDTRGTRLAVLGWAYKGWPPTDDMRGTPIAAMMPILTAAGITVTGHDPMVNPKTIRLYGGEPVSLDKAFTDSDAILVINDHPDYRAIDVTRMLGDARPALIFDSWRILDAAAIRAAGIRYAALGYLPRFEEAAA from the coding sequence ATGCCCATGACGATCGGGGTCGTCGGCCTCGGCTACGTCGGCCTCACGCTCACCGCCGCTCTCGCGGCAAAAGATTTCACCGTGTACGGCGCGGACGCGTCACCGCAGGTGATCGACACCCTGTCCCAGGGCCGCTCGCACATCTTCGAACCCGGTGTGGAGGAAATTTTCGCCTCCGAGGTGGGCCGTCGGATCCACGTCGCCGCGGAACTTCCCCGCGGAGTCGTGGACGTCGCCGTGATCAGCGTGTCCACCCCCGTCGACGACGCGACCCGCCGCCCCGACCTGACCAACCTGGCCGCCGCGGCGCGCGCCGTCGCGGCCAGCTGCCGGCCCGGCACCCTGGTCGTGGTCCGCAGCACCGTGCCGGTCGGCACCAGCCGCCGGATCGTGCTGCCCGAGCTGCGCGCCGCCTGGGGCGAGGACGTCAGGCTGGTGATGGCGCCCGAGCGCACCATCCAGGGCCAGGCGCTGCGGGAGCTGGTCGAGCTGCCGCAGGTGATCGGCGGGCTGGACGCGGCGTCGCTGCGGGCCGGCGTCGAGTTCTTCGCCGGGCTCGCCCAAAGCATCGTCGAGGTGTCCAGCCTGGAGGCCGCCGAACTGGTCAAGCTCAGCAACAACTGCCACACCGACCTGATCTATTCGTACGGCAACGAGGTCGCGCTGATCGCCGAACAGCACGGCCTGGACCCGCTGGAGGTGCTGCGCGCCACCAACCTCGACTATCCGCGGCCCGACCTGGCCAAACCCGGATACGTCGGCGGCGGCTGCCTGTCCAAGGATCCGTACATCATGCTGGAGAGCGCCGGCGACTACCAGCCGTTCCTGATCGGCCGGGCGCGCGAGCTCAACGAGTTCCTGCCGGTGCACGTGGCCGGCACCGTCGTGCGGCTGCTGCGCGAGGCCCGCGGGGACACCCGCGGCACGCGGCTGGCGGTGCTCGGCTGGGCGTACAAGGGCTGGCCGCCCACCGACGACATGCGCGGCACCCCGATCGCCGCGATGATGCCGATCCTGACCGCCGCCGGCATCACGGTCACCGGCCATGACCCCATGGTCAACCCCAAAACCATTCGACTGTACGGCGGTGAGCCGGTCAGCCTCGACAAGGCGTTCACCGACAGCGACGCGATCCTGGTGATCAACGACCACCCCGACTACCGGGCCATCGACGTGACCCGGATGCTCGGCGACGCCCGCCCGGCGCTGATCTTCGACTCGTGGCGGATCCTCGACGCCGCGGCGATCCGCGCGGCCGGCATCCGCTACGCCGCCCTGGGCTACCTGCCGCGGTTCGAGGAGGCGGCCGCGTGA
- a CDS encoding endo alpha-1,4 polygalactosaminidase, with the protein MSRARVALLIASAVTLVVAVVALAVRPSPRAAGRGGAPTAVPSQSSLSFSLPLKVGSWAYQLQGYPDGRLDQLAAGPFQIVVVDLARDAGSDWFSAAEIARVRATGKRVLAYFEIGSIEDFRPEYPLLRRQAGDLIANEWAEWPGEYFVRYWDQRWWDRVVRPRVDRALRAGFDGVYLDTPLAYEQLALSAAQGRDRDELARAMADLVEHISRYAKNLRPGFLIVPQNSPELRHQPGYTAAVDGIGMEELFFEATDERCTEDYCAENLAETRALRDDGKFVLSVDYATRPADVRAACAHYRAEHFTGTVTVVDLDRTAPPCT; encoded by the coding sequence GTGAGCCGGGCCCGGGTCGCCCTGCTGATCGCCTCGGCCGTCACGTTGGTGGTGGCCGTGGTGGCGCTCGCCGTCCGGCCGTCACCGCGGGCGGCCGGGCGCGGCGGGGCTCCCACGGCCGTACCGTCGCAATCGTCTTTGTCTTTTTCTTTGCCTTTGAAGGTGGGCTCCTGGGCCTATCAGCTGCAGGGTTACCCGGATGGCCGGCTCGACCAGCTCGCCGCGGGGCCGTTCCAGATCGTCGTGGTCGACCTGGCCCGGGACGCGGGCAGCGACTGGTTCAGCGCCGCCGAGATCGCCCGGGTGCGCGCCACCGGCAAACGGGTCCTGGCGTATTTCGAGATCGGCAGCATCGAGGACTTCCGGCCGGAATATCCGCTGCTGCGGCGCCAGGCCGGCGACCTGATCGCCAACGAGTGGGCCGAGTGGCCGGGGGAATATTTCGTCCGCTACTGGGATCAGCGCTGGTGGGACCGGGTGGTGCGGCCGCGGGTGGACCGGGCGCTGCGGGCCGGTTTCGACGGGGTCTACCTGGACACTCCGCTGGCCTACGAGCAGCTGGCGCTCTCCGCCGCGCAAGGGCGTGATCGCGACGAGCTGGCGCGGGCGATGGCCGACCTGGTGGAACACATCAGCCGGTACGCAAAAAACCTTCGGCCCGGATTCCTGATCGTCCCGCAGAACTCCCCCGAGCTGCGCCACCAGCCCGGATACACCGCGGCGGTCGACGGCATCGGCATGGAGGAACTTTTCTTCGAAGCCACCGACGAACGCTGCACCGAGGACTACTGCGCCGAGAACCTCGCCGAGACCCGCGCCCTGCGCGACGACGGCAAGTTCGTGCTCAGCGTCGACTACGCCACCCGGCCCGCCGACGTGCGCGCCGCCTGCGCCCACTACCGGGCCGAGCACTTCACCGGGACGGTCACCGTCGTCGACCTCGACCGCACCGCCCCGCCGTGCACGTAA
- a CDS encoding NAD(P)-dependent oxidoreductase: MSRVLLFGSSGFIGAHVRAALAADPGVGELISPGRDRYDLVEGDRDGLTGLLRETAPDAVICCVGRLGGTNEELTRANTLVAAKLLDAVEAAAPGTRLVRLGSAGEYGVVAHGHAVTENDPTEPIGAYGISHLAGTRLFELAARTGRVDAVSVRVFNPIGPGQSAENVLGRAQLRLREAAQLGASEIVLGPLGAYRDFVDVRDLAALLCSVVLAPSLPSRVYNAGSGEAAQVRTAVQLLAEQAGFTGEIREHGSGPQRSAAVDWIQADISRAAGELGWAPAVGLATTIKDIWAAGAPG; encoded by the coding sequence ATGTCGCGAGTATTGCTGTTCGGATCATCGGGTTTCATCGGCGCGCACGTGCGCGCCGCGCTGGCCGCCGATCCCGGGGTGGGTGAGCTGATCAGCCCGGGCCGCGACCGCTACGACCTGGTCGAGGGCGACCGCGACGGGTTGACCGGGCTGCTGCGCGAGACCGCGCCGGACGCGGTGATCTGCTGCGTGGGCCGCCTCGGCGGCACCAACGAGGAGTTGACCCGCGCGAACACGCTGGTCGCGGCGAAGTTGCTGGACGCGGTCGAGGCCGCCGCGCCGGGCACCCGGCTGGTGCGGCTCGGCTCGGCCGGCGAGTACGGCGTGGTCGCGCACGGCCACGCGGTGACCGAGAACGATCCCACCGAGCCGATCGGCGCGTACGGGATCAGCCACCTGGCCGGCACCCGGCTGTTCGAGCTGGCCGCGCGCACCGGCCGGGTCGACGCGGTCTCGGTGCGCGTGTTCAACCCGATCGGTCCCGGTCAGTCCGCGGAGAACGTGCTGGGCCGCGCCCAGCTGCGGCTGCGCGAGGCGGCGCAGCTGGGCGCGTCGGAGATCGTGCTCGGGCCGCTGGGCGCCTACCGCGACTTCGTCGACGTGCGCGACCTGGCCGCCCTGCTGTGCTCGGTGGTGCTGGCGCCGAGCCTGCCGAGCCGGGTCTACAACGCCGGCAGCGGGGAGGCGGCCCAGGTCCGCACGGCCGTGCAGTTGCTGGCCGAGCAGGCCGGGTTCACCGGGGAGATCCGCGAGCACGGCAGCGGGCCGCAGCGCTCGGCGGCGGTGGACTGGATCCAGGCCGACATCAGCCGGGCCGCCGGCGAGCTGGGCTGGGCACCGGCCGTCGGCCTGGCCACCACGATCAAGGACATCTGGGCCGCGGGGGCACCGGGGTGA